A part of Ziziphus jujuba cultivar Dongzao chromosome 8, ASM3175591v1 genomic DNA contains:
- the LOC107414066 gene encoding GTP-binding protein YPTM2 → MNPEYDYLFKLLLIGDSGVGKSCLLLRFADDSYLDSYISTIGVDFKIRTVEQDGKTIKLQIWDTAGQERFRTITSSYYRGAHGIIIVYDVTDQESFNNVKQWLNEIDRYASDNVNKLLVGNKCDLTANKVVSYETAKAFADEIGIPFMETSAKNATNVEQAFMAMAADIKNRMASQPMSNARPPTVQIRGQPVNQKSGCCSS, encoded by the exons ATGAATCCTGAATA TGACTATTTGTTCAAGCTTTTACTAATTGGAGACTCTGGAGTTGGCAAATCATGTCTTCTTCTGAGATTCGCT GATGATTCTTATCTGGACAGTTACATTAGCACAATTGGAGTTGACTTT AAAATACGGACTGTGGAGCAGGATGGAAAGACCATAAAACTTCAAATT TGGGACACTGCTGGACAAGAACGTTTTAGGACAATAACTAGTAGTTACTACCGTGGGGCACATGGCATTATA ATAGTTTATGATGTTACGGATCAAGAAAGCTTCAATAATGTCAAGCAATGGTTGAATGAAATAGACCGTTATGCAAGTGATAATGTAAACAAGCTTCTTGTTGGCAACAAGTGTGACCTGACTGCAAACAAAGTTGTGTCCTATGAAACAGCTAAG GCTTTTGCGGATGAAATTGGCATCCCGTTCATGGAGACTAGTGCAAAAAATGCTACTAATGTGGAGCAGGCTTTCATGGCCATGGCTGCTGACATCAAGAATAG GATGGCGAGTCAACCAATGAGCAACGCGAGGCCTCCGACTGTTCAAATTAGAGGACAACCTGTTAACCAGAAGTCTGGCTGCTGCTCTTCTTAG